One window from the genome of Candidatus Saccharimonadales bacterium encodes:
- a CDS encoding phosphoribosyltransferase family protein — protein MYFTNRAQAGEALTEELQDYRYKNCVVVALTDGAVLVAEPIAHYLHATLAMLLAEQVEIPGEHQYVGTVNQDGGYAENSEISEGEMDEYKTEFFNYIEEEKLRVFQKLNRLVTDGGAVDPAMLQDHDVILVSDGLKTGATLDAAAEFLKPIRLHRLVIATPLASVGAVDRMHVLADELHCLNVVDNYLDTNHYYDNNKLPNHKQILAKIRQSVLNWK, from the coding sequence ATGTACTTTACGAATCGCGCGCAGGCGGGTGAAGCCCTCACCGAGGAACTGCAGGATTACCGTTATAAAAATTGTGTCGTTGTTGCGCTGACAGATGGAGCAGTCTTAGTCGCTGAGCCGATTGCTCACTATCTACATGCCACTCTGGCGATGCTACTGGCGGAGCAAGTCGAGATACCCGGCGAGCACCAGTATGTTGGTACCGTTAACCAAGACGGTGGCTATGCCGAAAACTCTGAGATCAGCGAAGGTGAGATGGATGAGTATAAGACCGAGTTCTTCAACTACATCGAAGAAGAAAAGCTGCGAGTCTTCCAGAAACTAAATCGTCTTGTTACCGACGGTGGGGCCGTCGATCCAGCTATGCTTCAGGATCACGATGTAATCTTGGTGTCGGACGGCTTAAAGACTGGGGCTACTCTCGACGCGGCTGCCGAGTTCCTCAAACCAATCCGTCTTCATAGGCTAGTGATTGCCACGCCGCTGGCTTCGGTCGGTGCCGTCGACCGTATGCACGTTTTGGCAGACGAACTGCACTGTCTAAACGTCGTCGATAACTATCTCGACACCAATCACTACTATGACAACAATAAATTACCCAATCACAAACAGATCCTGGCAAAGATACGCCAGAGTGTCCTGAATTGGAAATAG
- a CDS encoding GatB/YqeY domain-containing protein produces MLQARIESDLKQALLSQDKQRSSVLSMLKSTLQYAALDKKEPLTDEEVQAVLAKEAKKRQESADLYEKGNAPDRRDIELAEKKIIEEYLPEQMSDEELQAVVDKIVASQGKLTPQAMGKIIQQVRAETEGKADGGRIAQMVKAKLTQ; encoded by the coding sequence ATGCTTCAGGCACGTATTGAGAGTGATCTGAAACAGGCGCTCCTCAGCCAGGATAAGCAGCGGAGCAGTGTCCTTAGCATGCTTAAGAGTACTCTGCAGTATGCTGCTCTCGATAAGAAAGAACCACTTACTGACGAGGAAGTACAGGCTGTTCTGGCTAAAGAGGCCAAGAAGCGGCAGGAGAGTGCTGATCTCTACGAGAAAGGCAATGCTCCTGATCGTCGTGACATCGAACTAGCCGAAAAGAAGATTATAGAAGAATATCTTCCTGAGCAGATGAGCGATGAGGAACTCCAAGCAGTTGTTGACAAGATTGTGGCTTCACAAGGTAAGTTAACCCCCCAGGCTATGGGTAAGATTATCCAACAGGTGCGTGCAGAGACAGAAGGTAAGGCTGATGGGGGTCGCATTGCCCAAATGGTCAAGGCAAAACTGACACAGTAA
- a CDS encoding 30S ribosomal protein S21 produces MIQVTRKDQKEALENLIRRFNRKVQQSGVLAHAKANQRYSKPISKVERRRNAILRRARKADKAKRARLGIR; encoded by the coding sequence ATGATTCAAGTGACCCGTAAAGATCAAAAGGAAGCACTCGAAAACCTGATCCGCCGGTTTAACCGCAAAGTCCAACAGTCGGGTGTACTTGCGCACGCAAAAGCCAACCAGCGCTACAGCAAACCGATAAGCAAGGTTGAACGTCGACGTAACGCTATTCTCCGCCGTGCCCGCAAGGCCGATAAGGCTAAGCGAGCCCGTCTTGGGATTCGCTAA
- the recJ gene encoding single-stranded-DNA-specific exonuclease RecJ, whose product MSNSNTLFEELLKKRGLTDAKARELFLEPDYDGANHDPWLLPDMRPAVDRLKKAQEKGERIVIYGDYDVDGLTATALLKDAFESFGINVSTFIPNRFIEGYGLSEKAIEQLAGDGYKLVVTVDCGSLSDKEIKKANSLKMDVIVTDHHTVAEVMPPAVAVINPKRLDHVYPFRDLAGVGVAFKLVRAMQSEMRGLEPGQEKWLLDLVALGTVCDVVGLVDENRANVFWGIQVLHKSRRVGLKALAEVTGLQLDKLNSGRLGFIIGPHLNASGRLKTAMLSLELLTTRDMRHAEEVANELHRSNRERQTMQKKIYKEATAQAADYEKDPVLLLSHSDWSHGIVGIVAANILEKTKKPTFVLQELGETAKGSARSFGDFSAVDAINSTMSLLEKGGGHKYAAGVTLKVGNIPAFRKALNDYYHSLKLHDQEQYLEPVIDLSCPTFDGLDMSFMEQLAHLEPFGHGNPQPIFKIDGVTIRSLRRVGSDGQHLKVSLLDSLGQPFDGIGFSMGESKARENDSISAVVHLMINEWMGRRKVEVQLLEIMPA is encoded by the coding sequence ATGAGTAACTCGAATACACTCTTCGAAGAGTTACTTAAGAAACGGGGCCTCACAGACGCAAAGGCTCGCGAACTATTTCTTGAGCCTGACTACGATGGGGCTAATCACGACCCGTGGTTGCTCCCGGATATGCGACCGGCAGTCGATCGCCTGAAGAAAGCTCAAGAGAAGGGTGAACGAATCGTTATCTATGGAGATTATGATGTCGATGGGCTAACGGCCACGGCACTTCTTAAAGACGCGTTCGAATCATTCGGGATCAATGTCTCAACGTTTATTCCGAACAGATTTATCGAGGGTTACGGTTTGTCTGAAAAAGCGATCGAACAGCTGGCAGGGGATGGCTATAAATTGGTGGTCACGGTCGACTGTGGCAGTCTCTCAGACAAGGAAATCAAAAAGGCGAATAGTTTGAAGATGGATGTCATTGTGACTGACCATCACACTGTAGCCGAAGTGATGCCACCGGCTGTAGCCGTTATAAACCCGAAGCGGCTCGATCATGTCTACCCGTTTCGCGACCTAGCCGGGGTGGGTGTTGCTTTCAAGTTAGTGAGAGCCATGCAGAGCGAGATGAGAGGGCTAGAACCTGGCCAGGAGAAGTGGTTGCTAGATCTCGTTGCACTGGGTACAGTCTGCGATGTAGTCGGCCTGGTTGATGAGAATAGGGCTAACGTTTTCTGGGGGATCCAAGTCCTGCATAAGAGTAGGCGAGTTGGGCTTAAAGCACTTGCTGAGGTGACTGGACTCCAGCTCGATAAACTTAACTCAGGTCGCCTTGGCTTTATCATAGGTCCTCATCTTAACGCCTCGGGTCGTCTCAAGACGGCCATGCTCAGCCTGGAACTACTGACGACTAGAGATATGCGACATGCCGAGGAGGTAGCCAACGAACTGCATCGTTCCAATCGTGAGCGCCAGACTATGCAGAAGAAGATCTACAAAGAGGCTACCGCCCAGGCGGCTGATTATGAGAAAGACCCGGTCCTACTCCTATCACATAGTGATTGGTCGCATGGCATTGTCGGCATCGTAGCCGCTAATATCTTGGAGAAGACGAAGAAACCAACCTTTGTTCTTCAGGAACTTGGTGAAACGGCCAAAGGCTCGGCCCGTTCATTCGGAGACTTTAGCGCCGTTGATGCAATCAACTCGACTATGTCACTTCTCGAAAAGGGTGGCGGTCATAAATATGCAGCAGGTGTAACCCTGAAAGTCGGTAATATCCCGGCTTTTAGGAAAGCTCTTAACGATTATTACCATAGTCTGAAGCTACACGATCAAGAGCAGTACTTGGAGCCGGTGATCGACCTGAGTTGCCCAACTTTTGACGGACTCGACATGTCATTCATGGAGCAGCTTGCTCACCTCGAGCCATTTGGCCACGGTAACCCACAACCAATCTTCAAGATAGACGGAGTGACGATTCGTTCGCTTAGACGAGTTGGTAGTGACGGGCAACATTTGAAGGTAAGTCTACTCGATAGCTTGGGTCAACCTTTTGACGGGATCGGCTTCTCGATGGGTGAGTCTAAAGCTAGAGAAAATGACTCGATCAGTGCCGTTGTTCATCTCATGATCAACGAGTGGATGGGCCGGCGTAAAGTCGAGGTGCAACTACTGGAAATTATGCCAGCCTGA
- the priA gene encoding primosomal protein N' produces the protein MYFYQVAVASLAHSKTAIFTYHSNEKLKTGTIVHVPLGKKWANGFTLGEVDKPPFETRPLEVLYGGTILPKELISLSLWLRDYYIAHIGTVIQTVLPSGIHKKRRGSKARQLVVKRPKQKIEATDSQKHAIKIINNTMEGAYLLRGVPGSGKTHVYIEAAKHVIEEGRSVIILIPEIALTSQLIADFSLYFENVHVTHSSMTEAERHQTWETLLLSDKPAVVIGPRSALFSPLKNVGLVVVDECHEPSFKQDRSPRYNALYAASVLTRLHQAKLIMGSATPNVTELYLAQQKKLKLLELPEAIFRHQDNEILIINHHDKDAFTKHRFLSNQLLAAIETSLQKKQQVLLFHNRRGTAPVVICEECGWRAECPVCHLPLTFHADSSELKCHSCNYRQPLTYTCPICHHPTIIFRGIGTKLITQEISRLFPKAKVARFDTDNTDDEKLHIRYQELYDNKIDILVGTQVVAKGLDLPKITTVGVVQADAGLHLPDYSASERTFQLLYQVSGRTGRSKERGTVIFQTYLPDHPIILWAAERNVEAFTEAELTNRQKTRYPPFRYLLKLNFGAKTEATTIRTMGKTADDIRTRFPDVEVLGPSPSFYEYTGGQYNWQLIIKSKSRQVLQKIAGDLPTTWQIDIDPITLL, from the coding sequence ATGTATTTTTACCAAGTCGCTGTCGCCTCACTCGCTCATAGCAAGACCGCCATCTTCACCTACCATAGCAATGAAAAGTTAAAGACCGGAACGATTGTCCACGTGCCCCTTGGGAAGAAGTGGGCAAATGGCTTTACGTTAGGCGAAGTCGATAAGCCACCGTTTGAGACCAGACCACTCGAGGTTCTCTACGGGGGCACTATTCTGCCAAAGGAACTGATTAGTTTAAGCCTCTGGTTGCGGGATTACTACATCGCTCACATCGGCACCGTTATCCAAACCGTCTTGCCGTCCGGCATCCACAAGAAACGACGAGGCTCGAAAGCACGGCAGCTTGTCGTGAAGCGGCCGAAGCAAAAGATTGAAGCCACAGACTCCCAGAAGCACGCGATAAAAATTATCAACAACACCATGGAAGGTGCATATCTTCTCAGAGGAGTGCCCGGATCAGGCAAGACACACGTCTACATCGAAGCCGCAAAGCATGTCATCGAAGAGGGGCGCTCGGTAATCATTCTCATACCCGAGATCGCCTTGACCAGCCAGCTCATCGCCGACTTCTCTCTCTATTTTGAGAACGTTCACGTAACCCACTCTTCAATGACGGAGGCCGAGCGACATCAAACCTGGGAAACATTACTTCTATCAGACAAGCCAGCAGTAGTGATCGGACCTCGTTCAGCCCTCTTCAGCCCGCTTAAGAACGTCGGTTTGGTGGTCGTGGACGAATGTCATGAACCCTCATTTAAGCAGGACCGTTCGCCGCGATATAACGCGCTCTATGCGGCTAGCGTGTTAACTAGACTACACCAAGCAAAACTGATCATGGGCAGTGCGACCCCGAATGTCACCGAGCTCTATCTGGCCCAGCAGAAGAAACTAAAGTTGCTGGAACTACCCGAGGCCATCTTCAGGCACCAGGATAACGAGATACTGATCATCAACCACCACGATAAAGACGCCTTTACCAAGCATCGCTTTCTATCGAACCAGCTCCTGGCTGCCATTGAGACCTCGCTCCAGAAAAAACAGCAGGTCCTACTCTTTCATAACCGACGTGGGACTGCTCCGGTCGTTATCTGCGAAGAGTGTGGCTGGCGAGCAGAGTGTCCGGTCTGTCATCTTCCGTTGACGTTCCATGCAGACTCATCGGAACTTAAGTGCCACTCGTGCAACTATCGGCAACCCCTCACCTATACCTGTCCCATCTGTCATCACCCGACCATCATCTTCAGGGGCATCGGCACCAAACTGATCACCCAAGAAATCAGTCGTCTATTCCCGAAAGCTAAAGTCGCCCGCTTTGATACCGATAACACCGACGACGAGAAGCTACACATCCGCTATCAGGAACTCTACGATAACAAGATCGACATCCTGGTCGGTACCCAAGTAGTAGCCAAGGGGCTTGATCTTCCCAAGATCACAACGGTTGGCGTCGTCCAAGCTGACGCCGGTCTCCACCTGCCAGACTATTCTGCAAGCGAGCGGACTTTCCAACTGCTCTACCAAGTTAGTGGTCGAACCGGTCGAAGCAAAGAACGTGGCACCGTTATCTTTCAAACCTATCTGCCCGATCACCCCATCATTCTTTGGGCGGCCGAGCGCAATGTCGAAGCTTTCACCGAGGCAGAGCTAACCAACCGCCAGAAAACTCGCTACCCCCCCTTCCGCTACCTACTCAAGCTCAACTTTGGGGCAAAGACCGAGGCAACTACCATCCGCACAATGGGTAAGACTGCCGACGATATTCGTACTCGTTTCCCTGACGTCGAAGTTTTGGGCCCAAGTCCTTCATTTTACGAGTATACAGGGGGTCAGTATAACTGGCAGCTAATCATAAAGAGTAAATCTCGTCAGGTTCTGCAGAAGATTGCTGGCGACTTGCCGACCACCTGGCAAATCGACATTGACCCCATCACTCTTCTCTAG
- a CDS encoding winged helix-turn-helix domain-containing protein, protein MLDVFITSRVRRKIVVVYAKYPAFKTHVRGLAKLIKEDPGNIQRELKRLEKVGFLHSERQGNTKIYSTNKQFLFFKELQSIVLKTQRHQQAKVKP, encoded by the coding sequence ATGCTCGACGTATTCATCACATCAAGAGTCCGACGAAAAATAGTTGTCGTATACGCCAAATATCCGGCTTTTAAGACACACGTTCGAGGTCTCGCCAAACTTATTAAAGAAGACCCAGGTAACATTCAGCGCGAGCTTAAGCGTCTCGAAAAGGTTGGTTTCCTGCACTCCGAAAGGCAGGGAAACACCAAGATCTACTCGACCAATAAGCAGTTTCTCTTCTTCAAAGAGCTACAAAGCATTGTTCTTAAGACGCAGCGTCATCAGCAAGCAAAAGTGAAGCCGTAA